From one Triticum urartu cultivar G1812 chromosome 3, Tu2.1, whole genome shotgun sequence genomic stretch:
- the LOC125543766 gene encoding uncharacterized protein LOC125543766, giving the protein MEIKRANDREWYAGMTHEQKHAKSAQRTSRRNTLSQDSLAMENPFYTSKIVRENASLFGPNGSVVRRDWSIPELIGSPIYIQPTSEDISCAETPDMGVSTEPWRKHVTPRERQALMDRQNQAFHANGRKNRPTSMDENSSIAPDSINGFEHPPQSVIINNESTLRMCDPGEIHLAPNDGVNESLDQNPAMTVEGVNDFELPSQSVLVTNGDEEGVILEEDSEDEEGYMFAGMDEDNDEDVEMEEVDDDDDSASISNIPDPYDMVYRKLPTETHKLKSVEDCKHCCAKKFERESKSFCCRKGKIKLANPDTPPELMRLWTSADSDARHFRGNIRFFNGHFSFTSLYCHLDSDTTNISKHPIYTFRAHGQMYHDIQSFGKQDGLDRSHLELYFYDDDPSLEHRYRSCRKEKCQKDKEVITQLVNILRGNPYSEHLGVWAMLMMLMTIAYHLTLTSGWIKEHIMRQPLQK; this is encoded by the exons ATGGAAATTAAACGTGCTAATGATAGGGAGTGGTATGCCGGTATGACTCATGAGCAAAAGCATGCAAAGAGCGCTCAACGCACATCAAGGCGCAACACTCTCAGCCAAGATTCCTTGGCCATGGAGAACCCATTTTACACCTCGAAGATAGTTCGTGAAAATGCAAGTTTATTTGGTCCCAATGGCTCCGTAGTCAGACGTGATTGGTCTATTCCCGAGCTCATTGGTTCCCCTATTTATATCCAACCCACTTCTGAGGATATATCATGTGCGGAGACGCCAGATATGGGTGTCAGTACGGAACCATGGAGAAAACATGTGACACCCAGAGAAAGGCAAGCTTTGATGGATCGTCAAAACCAAGCTTTCCATGCGAATGGTAGGAAGAATAGACCCACGTCGATGGATGAAAACTCGTCGATTGCCCCAGACAGCATAAATGGGTTTGAACATCCACCACAATCGGTCATCATTAACAACG AAAGTACATTGAGAATGTGCGATCCAGGCGAAATACATCTAGCACCCAATGATGGCGTGAATGAATCATTAGATCAAAATCCAGCGATGACTGTGGAAGGTGTCAATGATTTTGAACTTCCTTCACAATCTGTCCTTGTCACTAATG GTGATGAAGAGGGTGTCATATTGGAGGAAGACTCGGAAGACGAGGAAGGCTACATGTTTGCCGGGATGG ATGAGGACAACGACGAGGATGTTGAAATGGAGGAGGTTGACGATGATGACGACTCTGCTTCTATTTCAAACATTCCAGATCCGTATGATATGGTTTATAGAAAACTCCCAACAGAAACACACAAGCTGAAGTCGGTGGAGGACTGCAAACACTGCTGTGCAAAGAAGTTTGAGCGTGAGTCCAAGAGTTTTTGTTGCCGTAAGGGGAAGATCAAACTGGCCAACCCAGATACGCCACCCGAGCTCATGAGGCTATGGACAAGTGCAGACTCTGATGCCAGGCATTTCCGTGGCAATATCAGGTTTTTCAACGGCCACTTCTCATTCACCTCACTATATTGTCACCTTGATAGTGATACCACTAACATATCAAAGCATCCTATCTATACATTTCGTGCCCATGGCCAAATGTACCACGACATACAGTCATTCGGCAAACAAGATGGATTGGATCGTAGTCACTTGGAGCTCTACTTCTATGATGATGACCCCAGTTTAGAACACAGATATCGCAGTTGCCGTAAAGAGAAGTGCCAGAAAGACAAAGAAGTAATCACACAATTGGTCAACATACTTCGTGGCAACCCATACTCTGAACACCTCGGAGTATGGGCCATGTTGATGATGTTGATGACTATCGCATACCACTTAACCTTGACCAGCGGATGGATCAAAGAACATATAATGCGCCAACCACTTCAGAAGTAG